A single genomic interval of Microbacterium sp. zg-Y1090 harbors:
- a CDS encoding dihydroorotase, whose product MSESLLIRGARIHDGAGVDRTADLVIADGRIAEVGAGLSRAGATVIDADGLIALPGLVDLHTHLREPGYEASETILTGSRAAAAGGYTAVFAMPNTSPVADTAGVVEQELALGEAAGYVTVQPIGAVTVGQKGERLAELGAMASSRARVRVFSDDGFCVWDPLIMRRALEYVKSFDGVIAQHAQDPRLTEGAQMNEGTVSAELGLAGWPAVAEESIIARDVLLAEHVGSRLHVCHLSTAGSVDIIRWAKKRGIAVTAEVTPHHLLLDEELVRGYDARFKVNPPLRRAEDVQAVREGLADGTIDIVATDHAPHPAEAKACEWQAAANGMVGLESALRVVQQAMVDTGLLGWDDVARVMSTTPARIGRLAGHGTALAAGETASLTLYDPAPARVFERSDLHGRSVNSPYLGRELPGEVRWTLHRGIPTVADGVLRENLEVSA is encoded by the coding sequence ATGAGCGAGAGCCTCCTCATCCGCGGTGCACGCATCCACGACGGGGCGGGCGTGGACCGCACCGCCGACCTCGTCATCGCCGACGGACGCATCGCCGAGGTCGGCGCCGGACTCAGCCGGGCCGGCGCGACGGTCATCGACGCCGACGGGCTGATCGCCCTGCCGGGCCTCGTCGACCTCCACACCCACCTGCGCGAACCCGGCTACGAGGCGTCCGAGACGATCCTCACCGGCTCCCGCGCCGCCGCGGCCGGCGGCTACACGGCCGTCTTCGCGATGCCCAACACCTCACCGGTGGCAGACACCGCGGGAGTGGTGGAGCAGGAGCTCGCCCTGGGCGAGGCCGCCGGATACGTCACGGTGCAGCCCATCGGCGCCGTCACGGTCGGCCAGAAGGGCGAGCGGCTGGCCGAGCTGGGCGCGATGGCCTCGTCGCGCGCTCGTGTGCGCGTGTTCAGCGACGACGGCTTCTGCGTGTGGGATCCGCTCATCATGCGCCGGGCGCTGGAGTACGTGAAGTCGTTCGACGGCGTCATCGCCCAGCATGCGCAGGACCCGCGGCTGACCGAGGGCGCCCAGATGAACGAGGGCACCGTGTCGGCCGAGCTGGGACTGGCCGGCTGGCCCGCCGTCGCGGAGGAGTCGATCATCGCCCGCGATGTGCTGCTGGCCGAGCACGTCGGCTCCCGGCTGCACGTCTGCCACCTGTCCACGGCGGGATCGGTCGACATCATCCGCTGGGCGAAGAAGCGCGGCATCGCCGTGACCGCCGAGGTCACCCCGCACCACCTGCTGCTGGACGAGGAGCTCGTGCGCGGCTACGACGCCCGCTTCAAGGTCAATCCGCCGCTGCGCCGCGCGGAGGACGTGCAGGCGGTGCGCGAAGGGCTCGCCGACGGCACCATCGACATCGTCGCGACCGACCACGCCCCGCACCCCGCCGAGGCGAAGGCGTGCGAGTGGCAGGCCGCAGCCAACGGCATGGTGGGACTCGAGAGCGCGCTGCGCGTGGTGCAGCAGGCCATGGTCGACACCGGTCTGCTCGGCTGGGACGACGTCGCGCGCGTCATGTCCACGACGCCCGCCCGCATCGGACGGCTCGCCGGCCACGGCACCGCACTTGCCGCCGGCGAGACCGCCTCGCTGACGCTGTACGACCCGGCCCCGGCGCGCGTGTTCGAGCGCAGTGACCTGCACGGCCGCAGCGTCAACTCGCCCTATCTCGGGCGCGAACTGCCCGGCGAGGTGCGCTGGACGCTGCACCGCGGCATCCCGACCGTCGCCGACGGCGTGCTGCGCGAGAACCTGGAGGTTTCGGCATGA
- a CDS encoding aspartate carbamoyltransferase catalytic subunit, which yields MRHLLDTRTLSRTDALQILDVAEDMADTQRREIKKLPTLRGKTVVNLFFEDSTRTRISFEAAAKRLSADVINFSAKGSSVSKGESLQDTAQTLQAMGADAVVIRHGASGAPQTLATSGWITAGVVNAGDGTHEHPTQALLDAFTIRKRFYAGDSRGRDLAGLRVVIVGDILHSRVARSNVWLLSTLGAHVTLVAPPTLVPQDVSAWPVQVRYDLDEALGEGVDALMMLRIQLERMGAAYFPTEREYSRRWGLDAGRVARLAPDSIVMHPGPMNRGLEISADAADSPRSTVLEQVTNGVSVRMAALYLLLAGERAGAGEDGR from the coding sequence ATGAGGCACCTGCTGGACACCCGCACGCTCTCCCGCACCGACGCCCTGCAGATCCTCGATGTGGCCGAGGACATGGCCGACACGCAGCGCCGCGAGATCAAGAAGCTGCCGACCCTTCGGGGCAAGACGGTGGTGAACCTGTTCTTCGAGGACTCCACCCGCACGCGCATCTCGTTCGAAGCCGCTGCGAAGCGCCTGTCGGCCGATGTCATCAACTTCTCCGCCAAGGGGTCGTCGGTGTCGAAGGGCGAGTCGCTCCAGGACACCGCCCAGACCCTGCAGGCGATGGGGGCGGATGCCGTGGTCATCCGCCACGGCGCGTCCGGCGCGCCGCAGACGCTCGCCACGAGCGGCTGGATCACCGCCGGTGTGGTCAACGCCGGCGACGGCACCCACGAGCACCCCACGCAGGCACTGCTGGACGCCTTCACGATCCGCAAGCGCTTCTACGCCGGAGACAGTCGCGGGCGGGATCTCGCAGGACTGCGCGTCGTGATCGTCGGGGACATCCTCCACTCCCGCGTTGCACGCTCCAACGTGTGGCTTCTCTCGACGCTGGGCGCACATGTGACCCTGGTGGCACCGCCCACGCTGGTGCCGCAGGATGTGTCGGCGTGGCCGGTGCAGGTGCGCTACGACCTGGACGAGGCGCTGGGCGAGGGCGTCGATGCGCTGATGATGCTGCGGATCCAGCTCGAACGCATGGGAGCGGCCTATTTCCCGACTGAACGGGAGTATTCCCGCCGGTGGGGTCTGGACGCCGGGCGCGTGGCGCGTCTGGCGCCCGATAGCATTGTCATGCACCCCGGGCCGATGAACCGGGGTCTGGAGATCTCCGCCGACGCCGCCGATTCGCCCCGCTCGACCGTGCTCGAACAGGTGACGAACGGCGTGTCCGTGCGGATGGCCGCCCTCTACCTGCTGCTGGCGGGGGAGCGCGCAGGAGCAGGAGAGGACGGACGATGA
- the pyrR gene encoding bifunctional pyr operon transcriptional regulator/uracil phosphoribosyltransferase PyrR, protein MSTRTVLHEADIARALTRIAHEILESNRGSDDLVLLGIPTRGVPLARRIAALVGDFGEQSVPVGALDVTMYRDDLHRNPTRAPQPTQIPEGGIDGKTVVLVDDVLFSGRSIRAALDALQDIGRPAAVRLAILVDRGHRELPIRPDFVGKNLPSARDERVNVRLSEVDGVEEVTIGS, encoded by the coding sequence ATGAGCACGCGAACCGTGCTGCACGAGGCCGACATCGCCCGTGCGCTGACCCGCATCGCCCATGAGATCCTCGAGTCCAACCGGGGATCCGACGACCTGGTGCTCCTCGGCATCCCGACACGAGGCGTTCCCCTCGCCCGGCGCATCGCCGCGCTGGTCGGCGACTTCGGGGAGCAGAGCGTGCCCGTCGGTGCGCTGGACGTCACGATGTACCGTGACGACCTGCATCGCAATCCGACGCGCGCGCCCCAGCCCACGCAGATCCCCGAGGGCGGCATCGACGGCAAGACCGTCGTTCTCGTGGACGACGTGCTGTTCTCGGGCCGCAGCATCCGGGCCGCCCTGGATGCACTGCAGGACATCGGACGCCCCGCCGCGGTGCGCCTGGCGATCCTCGTGGACCGGGGGCACCGTGAGCTCCCGATCCGGCCCGACTTCGTGGGCAAGAACCTGCCCAGCGCGCGGGACGAGCGCGTCAACGTGCGCCTCTCCGAGGTCGACGGCGTCGAAGAGGTGACGATCGGCTCATGA
- a CDS encoding Rieske 2Fe-2S domain-containing protein, which yields MRITGLGHAGMFIETAGGSILCDPVVKSSFYGSWFVFPDNRALDWERFTDADFLYISHRHRDHFDPWLLQNHVRKDIEVLLPDYPTDDLEQDLRKLGFDNITYTRAGEVIERGPLRMMITPLRAPSDGPIGDSSLSVDDGTASILNQNDSHPLDLEKLLDFGKPEAYFTQFSGAIWWPMVYDLPHEAKVNFAHLKREAQHKRAMFYIERVDAPHVYPMAGPPMFLRDELFRYNGLGEHDDSIFTDQAQFLARMKQEAPQYIGHVFIPGTAVTIEGGEQTVEQTLYTEAEIERMFSDKWGYLEEQRATRQEEIRAEEASRAEVIPPAEMLAALKEWWEPLLRRARTIRNGVGGNVRFRIGDLDMVVDFPKAKVREYAGEECLYWYTIPADLVSTNIAEHEIDWSNSIFLSMQFEVGRSGKFNEFLTTFLKCLSRDRIEYVENWYAEQTDVTEEVQLDDWVIQRRCPHLRADLSKTGKIEDGVLTCSLHDWKWDLASGRCLTSQGHPISASRADASVTVS from the coding sequence ATGCGCATCACGGGGCTCGGCCACGCCGGCATGTTCATCGAGACGGCTGGTGGCAGCATCCTCTGCGATCCGGTGGTGAAATCGTCCTTCTACGGGTCGTGGTTCGTCTTCCCCGACAACCGCGCCCTCGACTGGGAGCGCTTCACCGACGCCGACTTCCTCTACATCTCGCACCGCCACCGCGATCACTTCGACCCGTGGCTGCTGCAGAACCACGTCCGCAAGGACATCGAGGTGCTGCTGCCGGACTATCCGACCGACGACCTCGAGCAGGATCTGCGCAAGCTCGGCTTCGACAACATCACCTACACGCGGGCCGGCGAGGTCATCGAGCGCGGGCCGCTGCGGATGATGATCACCCCGCTGCGGGCTCCCAGCGACGGACCCATCGGCGACTCGAGCCTCTCGGTCGACGATGGCACCGCATCGATCCTCAACCAGAACGACTCGCACCCGCTGGATCTCGAGAAGCTGCTGGACTTCGGCAAGCCCGAGGCGTACTTCACGCAGTTCTCCGGCGCGATCTGGTGGCCGATGGTCTACGACCTGCCGCACGAGGCGAAGGTCAACTTCGCCCACCTCAAGCGCGAGGCCCAGCACAAGCGCGCGATGTTCTACATCGAGCGGGTGGACGCGCCGCACGTGTACCCGATGGCGGGTCCGCCGATGTTCCTGCGGGACGAGCTGTTCCGCTACAACGGGCTCGGCGAGCACGACGACTCGATCTTCACCGACCAGGCGCAGTTCCTCGCCCGGATGAAGCAGGAGGCACCCCAGTACATCGGCCACGTGTTCATCCCCGGAACGGCCGTCACGATCGAAGGCGGTGAGCAGACGGTCGAGCAGACCCTCTACACCGAGGCGGAGATCGAGCGGATGTTCTCCGACAAGTGGGGGTACCTCGAGGAGCAGCGCGCCACCCGGCAGGAGGAGATCCGCGCCGAGGAGGCCTCGCGCGCAGAGGTGATTCCTCCCGCCGAGATGCTCGCCGCGCTGAAGGAGTGGTGGGAGCCGCTGCTGCGCCGCGCCCGCACCATCCGCAACGGCGTCGGAGGCAACGTGCGGTTCCGCATCGGCGACCTCGACATGGTCGTGGACTTCCCGAAGGCGAAGGTGCGCGAGTACGCGGGGGAGGAGTGCCTGTACTGGTACACCATCCCTGCCGACCTCGTCTCGACCAACATCGCCGAGCACGAGATCGACTGGTCGAACTCGATCTTCCTGTCGATGCAGTTCGAGGTCGGCCGCAGCGGCAAGTTCAACGAGTTCCTCACCACGTTCCTCAAGTGCCTGTCGCGTGACCGCATCGAGTACGTGGAGAACTGGTACGCGGAGCAGACCGACGTGACCGAGGAGGTGCAGCTGGACGACTGGGTGATCCAGCGCCGCTGCCCCCACCTGCGCGCAGACCTGTCCAAGACCGGCAAGATCGAGGACGGCGTGCTCACGTGCAGCCTGCACGACTGGAAGTGGGACCTCGCGTCCGGTCGCTGCCTGACATCGCAGGGCCACCCCATCAGCGCGAGCCGCGCCGACGCGTCCGTCACCGTCTCCTGA